A genomic stretch from Theropithecus gelada isolate Dixy chromosome 2, Tgel_1.0, whole genome shotgun sequence includes:
- the CAMK1 gene encoding calcium/calmodulin-dependent protein kinase type 1 isoform X2 produces the protein MPGAVEGPRWKQAEDIRDIYDFRDVLGTGAFSEVILAEDKRTQKLVAIKCIAKKALEGKEGSMENEIAVLHKIKHPNIVALDDIYESGGHLYLIMQLVSGGELFDRIVEKGFYTERDASRLIFQVLDAVKYLHDLGIVHRDLKPENLLYYSLDEDSKIMISDFGLSKMEDPGSVLSTACGTPGYVAPEVLAQKPYSKAVDCWSIGVIAYILLCGYPPFYDENDAKLFEQILKAEYEFDSPYWDDISDSAKDFIRHLMEKDPERRFTCEQALQHPWIAGDTALDKNIHQSVSEQIKKNFAKSKWKQAFNATAVVRHMRKLQLGTSQEGQGQTASHGELLTPVAGGPATGCCCRDCCVEPGPELSPTLPHQL, from the exons ATGCCGGGGGCAGTGGAAGGCCCCAGGTGGAAGCAGGCAGAGGACATTAGGGACATTTACGACTTCCGAGATGTTCTGGGCAC GGGGGCCTTCTCGGAGGTGATCCTGGCAGAAGATAAAAGGACGCAGAAGCTGGTGGCCATCAAATGCATTGCCAAGAAGGCCCTGGAGGGCAAGGAAGGCAGCATGGAGAATGAGATTGCTGTCCTGCACAA GATCAAGCACCCCAACATTGTAGCCCTGGATGACATCTATGAGAGTGGGGGCCATCTCTACCTCATCATGCAGCT GGTGTCGGGTGGGGAGCTCTTTGACCGTATTGTGGAAAAAGGCTTCTACACGGAGCGGGACGCCAGCCGCCTCATCTTCCAGGTGCTGGATGCTGTGAAATACCTACATGACCTGGGCATTGTACACCGGGATCTCAAG CCAGAGAATCTGctgtactacagcctggatgaAGACTCCAAAATAATGATCTCCGACTTTGGCCTCTCCAAGATGGAGGACCCGGGCAGTGTGCTCTCTACCGCCTGCGGAACTCCGGGATACGTGG CCCCTGAGGTCCTGGCCCAAAAGCCCTACAGCAAGGCTGTGGATTGCTGGTCCATAGGTGTCATCGCCTACATCCT GCTCTGCGGTTATCCCCCCTTCTATGATGAGAATGATGCCAAACTCTTTGAACAGATTTTGAAGGCCGAGTACGAGTTTGACTCTCCTTACTGGGACGACATCTCTGACTCCG CCAAAGATTTCATCCGGCACTTGATGGAGAAGGACCCAGAGAGAAGATTCACCTGTGAGCAGGCCTTGCAGCACCCATG GATTGCAGGAGATACGGCTCTAGATAAGAATATCCACCAGTCGGTGAGTGAGCAGATCAAGAAGAACTTTGCCAAGAGCAAGTGGAAG CAAGCCTTCAATGCCACGGCTGTGGTGCGGCACATGAGGAAACTGCAGCTAGGCACCAGCcaggaggggcaggggcagaCGGCGAGCCACGGGGAGCTGCTGACACCAGTGGCTGGGG GGCCGGCAACTGGCTGTTGCTGTCGAGACTGCTGCGTGGAGCCGGGCCCAGAACTGTCCCCCACACTGCCCCACCAGCTCTAG
- the CAMK1 gene encoding calcium/calmodulin-dependent protein kinase type 1 isoform X1 — protein MPGAVEGPRWKQAEDIRDIYDFRDVLGTGAFSEVILAEDKRTQKLVAIKCIAKKALEGKEGSMENEIAVLHKIKHPNIVALDDIYESGGHLYLIMQLVSGGELFDRIVEKGFYTERDASRLIFQVLDAVKYLHDLGIVHRDLKPENLLYYSLDEDSKIMISDFGLSKMEDPGSVLSTACGTPGYVAPEVLAQKPYSKAVDCWSIGVIAYILLCGYPPFYDENDAKLFEQILKAEYEFDSPYWDDISDSAKDFIRHLMEKDPERRFTCEQALQHPWIAGDTALDKNIHQSVSEQIKKNFAKSKWKQAFNATAVVRHMRKLQLGTSQEGQGQTASHGELLTPVAGGEEQILQKGMGGPQRGTWAGVEGLPLQPALFCLPMQGRQLAVAVETAAWSRAQNCPPHCPTSSRALDLGSGSPAWEGLGAACSPSLPELGVSLPCLLLTCFPTTPHCIFHTNISILLFLLVIKGRR, from the exons ATGCCGGGGGCAGTGGAAGGCCCCAGGTGGAAGCAGGCAGAGGACATTAGGGACATTTACGACTTCCGAGATGTTCTGGGCAC GGGGGCCTTCTCGGAGGTGATCCTGGCAGAAGATAAAAGGACGCAGAAGCTGGTGGCCATCAAATGCATTGCCAAGAAGGCCCTGGAGGGCAAGGAAGGCAGCATGGAGAATGAGATTGCTGTCCTGCACAA GATCAAGCACCCCAACATTGTAGCCCTGGATGACATCTATGAGAGTGGGGGCCATCTCTACCTCATCATGCAGCT GGTGTCGGGTGGGGAGCTCTTTGACCGTATTGTGGAAAAAGGCTTCTACACGGAGCGGGACGCCAGCCGCCTCATCTTCCAGGTGCTGGATGCTGTGAAATACCTACATGACCTGGGCATTGTACACCGGGATCTCAAG CCAGAGAATCTGctgtactacagcctggatgaAGACTCCAAAATAATGATCTCCGACTTTGGCCTCTCCAAGATGGAGGACCCGGGCAGTGTGCTCTCTACCGCCTGCGGAACTCCGGGATACGTGG CCCCTGAGGTCCTGGCCCAAAAGCCCTACAGCAAGGCTGTGGATTGCTGGTCCATAGGTGTCATCGCCTACATCCT GCTCTGCGGTTATCCCCCCTTCTATGATGAGAATGATGCCAAACTCTTTGAACAGATTTTGAAGGCCGAGTACGAGTTTGACTCTCCTTACTGGGACGACATCTCTGACTCCG CCAAAGATTTCATCCGGCACTTGATGGAGAAGGACCCAGAGAGAAGATTCACCTGTGAGCAGGCCTTGCAGCACCCATG GATTGCAGGAGATACGGCTCTAGATAAGAATATCCACCAGTCGGTGAGTGAGCAGATCAAGAAGAACTTTGCCAAGAGCAAGTGGAAG CAAGCCTTCAATGCCACGGCTGTGGTGCGGCACATGAGGAAACTGCAGCTAGGCACCAGCcaggaggggcaggggcagaCGGCGAGCCACGGGGAGCTGCTGACACCAGTGGCTGGGGGTGAGGAGCAGATTCTGCAGAAGGGCATGGGTGGTCCACAGAGAggcacctgggctggagtggagGGCCTGCCCCTCCAGCCAGCTCTGTTCTGTCTTCCCATGCAGGGCCGGCAACTGGCTGTTGCTGTCGAGACTGCTGCGTGGAGCCGGGCCCAGAACTGTCCCCCACACTGCCCCACCAGCTCTAGGGCCCTGGACCTCGGGTCAGGATCCCCTGCGTGGGAGGGCTTGGGGGCAGCctgctccccttccctccctgaaCTGGGAGTTTCTCTGCCCTGTCTCCTCCTCACCTGCTTCCCTACCACTCCTCACTGCATTTTCCatacaaatatttctattttattgttccTTCTTGTAATAAAGGGAAGAAGATAA